One Desulfomicrobium apsheronum genomic region harbors:
- the murB gene encoding UDP-N-acetylmuramate dehydrogenase — MKHLQNVPLKNYCTFRIGGVAKDIFFPETPQELAEIVLRHRAENTAFWIHGGGANTLFPDDEILLPVISTSEMTACVRDGGTVRAEAGKTMDAWVLECLRDGLGGIECLSGIPGTLGGALYMNAGAYGHEISDHLVYVTILTKGGRVIDIPKAECGFAYRQALALREAVVLAGTWELPQSDPSPLLTKRKEILARRKEKQPLEFPSAGSVFKRPTGAYASQLIDQAGLKGLRVGGAQVSEKHAGFIVNVDNATCRDVLELVEICRKTVLERFGYELELEQCLCPFCPDHK; from the coding sequence ATGAAGCACCTCCAAAACGTCCCTCTCAAGAACTACTGCACCTTCCGTATCGGAGGCGTGGCAAAAGATATCTTCTTCCCGGAAACCCCGCAGGAGTTGGCTGAAATCGTCCTCCGTCATCGCGCCGAAAACACTGCTTTCTGGATTCACGGCGGCGGAGCCAACACCCTTTTCCCGGACGACGAAATCCTCCTGCCCGTCATCTCCACCAGCGAAATGACGGCCTGCGTCCGCGATGGCGGCACCGTGCGCGCGGAGGCCGGAAAGACCATGGACGCCTGGGTTCTGGAATGCCTGCGCGATGGCCTCGGAGGAATCGAATGTCTCTCGGGCATTCCCGGAACCCTCGGCGGGGCGCTGTACATGAACGCCGGAGCCTACGGCCACGAAATCTCGGACCATCTCGTCTACGTCACGATCCTGACCAAAGGCGGACGCGTGATCGACATTCCCAAAGCCGAATGCGGGTTCGCCTACCGCCAGGCTCTGGCCCTGCGCGAAGCGGTCGTGCTGGCCGGAACCTGGGAGCTGCCGCAATCCGACCCTAGCCCCCTGCTGACCAAGCGCAAGGAAATACTGGCCCGGCGCAAGGAAAAACAGCCGCTTGAATTTCCATCCGCCGGCAGCGTCTTCAAACGCCCCACAGGAGCCTATGCATCCCAGCTCATCGACCAAGCCGGTCTCAAGGGCCTGCGCGTGGGTGGCGCGCAGGTTTCGGAAAAACACGCCGGATTCATCGTCAACGTCGACAACGCCACATGCCGGGACGTGCTCGAACTGGTGGAGATTTGCCGCAAAACAGTGCTGGAGCGTTTCGGATACGAACTTGAACTTGAACAATGCCTCTGCCCCTTCTGCCCCGATCACAAATAA
- a CDS encoding formate--tetrahydrofolate ligase — MPKAVQSDIDIAQKAKMHHIRDIAAKLGLGDDQLEPYGKYKAKLPLALAEKDQCKYGKLILVSAITPTPAGEGKTTVSIGLNDGLNRIGKKSMVVLREPSLGPVFGIKGGATGGGYSQLLPMEDINLHFTGDFAAIEKANNLLAALIDNNLQSKNRSLNLDGRTVAWKRVMDMNDRSLRRLVCGLGGLAHGVPRETGFDITAASEIMAILCLADDLPDLKRRLGDIFLGFTFAREPIHARDLNAQGAMAALLKEAVKPNLIQSLEGNPAIMHGGPFANIAQGTNTVIATRTGLCLADYVVTEAGFGFDLGGEKFLDIKCQSAGFDPCAVVLVATVRALKYHGGVELAHLPVPNAKALSRGLENLTKQIENVRLFHLTPIVAINRFATDTDEEHQVILDHCQFMGVQAAVMEAWEKGGEGAEELAELVAATADQCTAHYKPLYDWNQSVREKIEIIATRVYGAASVEYAPGALKDLEKVKQLGLEGLPVCIAKTQSSLSDQPGLRGRPRDFVATVREVEIASGAGFLVPITGNMMRMPGLPEVPSAEKIDIDEKGVISGLF, encoded by the coding sequence ATGCCCAAGGCCGTGCAGTCCGACATCGACATCGCCCAAAAAGCCAAGATGCATCACATCCGCGACATCGCGGCAAAACTCGGCCTCGGGGACGACCAGCTCGAACCCTATGGCAAATACAAGGCCAAGCTCCCGCTGGCCCTGGCCGAAAAGGACCAGTGCAAATACGGCAAGCTCATCCTCGTTTCGGCCATCACCCCGACCCCGGCCGGTGAAGGCAAGACCACCGTATCCATCGGGCTGAATGACGGGCTGAACCGCATCGGCAAGAAGTCCATGGTCGTGCTGCGCGAGCCTTCGCTCGGCCCGGTGTTCGGCATCAAGGGCGGCGCCACAGGTGGCGGCTACTCGCAGCTCTTGCCCATGGAGGACATCAACCTCCACTTCACCGGCGACTTCGCCGCCATCGAAAAAGCCAACAACCTGCTGGCCGCCCTCATCGACAACAATCTGCAGAGTAAAAACCGCTCGCTCAATCTCGACGGCCGAACCGTGGCCTGGAAGCGGGTCATGGACATGAACGACCGCTCGCTTCGACGTCTGGTCTGCGGCCTGGGAGGTCTGGCACACGGCGTGCCCCGCGAGACCGGATTCGACATTACGGCGGCCTCGGAGATCATGGCCATCCTTTGCCTGGCCGACGATCTGCCGGACCTCAAACGCCGCCTGGGAGACATCTTTCTCGGGTTCACCTTTGCCCGCGAACCCATCCACGCCCGGGACCTGAACGCCCAGGGAGCCATGGCCGCCCTGCTCAAGGAAGCCGTCAAGCCCAACCTCATCCAGTCCCTGGAAGGCAATCCGGCCATCATGCACGGCGGCCCCTTCGCCAACATCGCCCAGGGCACCAACACGGTCATCGCCACCCGTACGGGCCTTTGCCTGGCCGACTATGTGGTCACGGAGGCAGGATTCGGCTTTGATCTTGGCGGCGAAAAATTCCTGGACATCAAGTGCCAGTCCGCCGGGTTCGATCCCTGCGCAGTGGTCCTGGTGGCCACGGTGCGGGCGCTCAAATACCATGGTGGGGTCGAGCTTGCGCACCTGCCCGTGCCCAATGCCAAGGCCCTCAGCCGGGGTCTTGAAAATCTCACCAAGCAGATCGAGAACGTGCGCCTCTTTCACCTCACGCCCATCGTGGCCATCAACCGCTTCGCCACGGACACGGATGAAGAGCATCAGGTCATCCTCGACCACTGTCAGTTCATGGGAGTGCAGGCAGCCGTCATGGAAGCCTGGGAGAAGGGCGGCGAAGGGGCCGAGGAGCTGGCCGAGCTTGTCGCGGCCACGGCCGACCAGTGCACCGCGCACTACAAGCCGTTGTACGACTGGAACCAGAGCGTGCGCGAAAAGATCGAGATCATTGCCACCCGCGTCTACGGCGCGGCCTCGGTGGAATACGCGCCCGGCGCGCTGAAGGATCTGGAAAAAGTCAAGCAACTGGGCCTTGAGGGATTGCCCGTGTGCATCGCCAAGACCCAAAGCTCCCTCTCGGACCAGCCGGGGCTGCGCGGCCGCCCACGGGATTTCGTAGCCACCGTGCGCGAGGTCGAGATCGCCTCCGGAGCGGGCTTTCTGGTCCCCATCACCGGCAACATGATGCGCATGCCCGGACTGCCGGAAGTGCCCTCGGCTGAAAAAATCGACATCGACGAAAAGGGCGTGATCAGCGGACTGTTCTAG
- a CDS encoding metallophosphoesterase family protein: MIVAVMSDTHLDQPDNLLAAIFERHCRDADVLLHCGDCVSEETWSFLNSHPRFYSVQGNCDQSLLNGTLPVLRELELEGVRLGMGHGWGPRSRVGDVVAARFQGVDIVCYGHTHIRDWRLSPEGVRLLNPGSLFWPRSGEGGMARLYLKSGQEPEVEWITI, from the coding sequence GTGATTGTCGCGGTCATGTCCGATACGCACTTGGATCAACCGGATAACCTGCTTGCCGCGATTTTCGAACGGCACTGCCGTGACGCCGATGTGCTTCTGCATTGCGGGGACTGCGTGAGCGAGGAAACATGGTCGTTTCTCAATTCCCATCCCAGATTTTACTCCGTGCAAGGCAATTGCGACCAGTCCCTCTTGAACGGGACTCTGCCCGTGCTGCGCGAGTTGGAGCTGGAAGGAGTTCGGCTGGGCATGGGGCATGGATGGGGGCCGCGTTCCCGGGTGGGAGATGTCGTCGCGGCCCGATTTCAGGGCGTGGACATTGTCTGCTACGGACACACGCATATTCGTGACTGGCGACTGTCGCCCGAAGGCGTGCGCCTGCTCAACCCCGGCTCCCTGTTTTGGCCAAGGTCCGGCGAGGGCGGGATGGCTCGGCTCTATCTCAAGTCCGGGCAGGAGCCCGAAGTGGAGTGGATCACCATCTGA
- the argJ gene encoding bifunctional glutamate N-acetyltransferase/amino-acid acetyltransferase ArgJ: protein MSIPSGFQFSTAQCGFKRPGRSDLGLVVSTVPAVAAGVFTTNRFQAAPVLVARDILERDPSGIRAIVVNSGQANACTGQEGIANCRATLEMLSALGLEASAILPASTGVIGDQLKMELWEKGIPALRDNLGQVGLVDMARAIMTTDTFPKLAAREVRLSSGTVRLAGFCKGAGMICPNMATMLGFILCDAGVEQEWWQAALVRCVDKSFNAITVDGDTSTNDCVLALANGTAAEARGADLDILEEALLEICQDLAYMIVQDAEGGTKVMRINVRGAASMADAQLAARAVGNSPLVKTALYGRDPNWGRIVAALGRSGATFTPEDVVVRIAGMTIFRQGTPVKADWDSLLASALRRDVVDIDLELHAGEAELMLMASDFTEEYIKINAEYRT from the coding sequence ATGAGTATTCCTTCGGGATTCCAATTTTCAACCGCGCAGTGCGGTTTCAAGCGACCTGGGCGCTCCGATCTGGGGCTGGTGGTCAGCACGGTCCCGGCGGTTGCGGCCGGAGTCTTCACCACCAATCGTTTTCAGGCCGCTCCCGTTCTTGTGGCCCGGGACATTCTTGAAAGAGATCCTTCGGGCATCCGCGCCATCGTGGTCAATTCCGGGCAGGCCAACGCCTGTACGGGGCAGGAAGGCATTGCGAACTGCCGGGCTACCCTTGAAATGCTGTCCGCCCTCGGCCTTGAAGCCTCCGCAATCCTGCCCGCTTCCACGGGCGTTATCGGCGACCAGCTCAAGATGGAGCTCTGGGAAAAGGGAATCCCCGCCCTGCGTGACAATCTCGGGCAGGTGGGGCTGGTGGACATGGCCCGGGCGATCATGACTACGGACACTTTTCCCAAACTCGCCGCGCGCGAAGTCCGGCTTTCCTCCGGCACGGTCCGCCTGGCCGGGTTTTGCAAGGGCGCGGGCATGATCTGCCCGAACATGGCCACGATGCTCGGATTCATCCTGTGCGACGCCGGGGTCGAGCAAGAGTGGTGGCAGGCCGCCCTGGTCCGCTGTGTGGACAAGAGCTTCAACGCCATCACCGTTGATGGCGATACCAGCACCAACGACTGCGTTCTGGCATTGGCCAACGGCACCGCAGCCGAGGCGAGGGGAGCGGATCTGGATATTCTGGAGGAGGCCCTGCTCGAAATCTGCCAGGATCTGGCCTACATGATCGTGCAGGACGCCGAGGGCGGGACCAAGGTCATGCGCATCAACGTGCGCGGCGCGGCCAGCATGGCCGACGCGCAGCTTGCCGCGCGGGCGGTGGGCAATTCTCCGCTGGTCAAGACCGCCCTGTATGGCCGCGATCCCAACTGGGGGCGTATCGTGGCTGCTCTGGGTCGCAGCGGAGCAACGTTCACGCCCGAAGATGTGGTCGTGCGCATCGCTGGCATGACCATTTTCCGCCAGGGCACTCCGGTCAAGGCGGACTGGGACAGCCTTCTGGCCTCGGCCCTGCGCCGGGACGTCGTCGATATCGACCTGGAGCTTCATGCCGGAGAGGCCGAGCTCATGCTCATGGCTTCCGATTTTACCGAGGAGTACATCAAGATCAATGCTGAATACCGAACCTGA
- a CDS encoding RrF2 family transcriptional regulator codes for MKLSAKSRYASRILLDLALHNEGVPHRVNDISERTGITVPFIEQIIKPLKHAGMVTSKRGASGGHQLSRSPENISLGDIVRIMEGSVELSACLSAPELCERTDVCPTRAAWQRATDAMLRELDTISLAELAKGAPNCCQLSDDYFERDS; via the coding sequence ATGAAGCTTTCCGCGAAATCCAGATATGCGTCCCGTATCCTGCTTGACCTGGCTCTGCACAACGAGGGCGTGCCTCATCGCGTTAACGACATTTCCGAGCGCACGGGAATCACCGTGCCGTTCATCGAACAAATCATCAAGCCCCTGAAGCATGCCGGGATGGTCACGAGCAAGCGCGGAGCATCAGGCGGGCATCAGCTGAGCCGGTCGCCGGAGAATATCTCCCTGGGAGACATCGTGCGCATCATGGAAGGCTCGGTGGAACTTTCGGCCTGCTTGAGCGCCCCCGAGCTGTGCGAAAGGACGGACGTCTGCCCTACCCGAGCGGCCTGGCAGCGGGCCACGGACGCCATGCTGCGTGAGCTGGACACCATCAGCCTGGCCGAGCTGGCCAAGGGCGCGCCCAATTGCTGCCAGCTGTCCGACGACTATTTCGAGCGCGACAGCTAG
- a CDS encoding HD domain-containing protein, which translates to MLNTEPEAKTMTDQTWKRLADFVFELGMLRKTPRTGYQFLGSGAENVAEHSFRTAMIGYMLARKAGADVARTVFLCLFHDVHEARIGDFNYVNRIYNTSNPVLALTHALEGTGLREEALGLWHELEAGVTLESRLAQDADQLDFIANLKEEQDLGNPYAAKWLDHAVLRLKTDPALELARAIQTTDQSDWWFVRPDESWWRKGNGKPRP; encoded by the coding sequence ATGCTGAATACCGAACCTGAAGCCAAGACCATGACGGACCAAACCTGGAAACGTCTGGCTGATTTTGTTTTCGAGCTTGGCATGTTGCGCAAGACGCCGCGCACCGGATACCAGTTTCTGGGTTCGGGAGCCGAAAACGTGGCCGAGCATTCCTTCCGCACGGCCATGATCGGCTACATGCTGGCGCGCAAGGCCGGTGCCGACGTTGCCAGGACCGTATTCCTGTGTCTCTTCCATGATGTGCACGAGGCCCGCATCGGCGATTTCAACTACGTGAATCGCATCTACAATACGAGCAACCCGGTCCTGGCCCTCACGCACGCCCTGGAGGGCACCGGCCTTCGGGAGGAGGCACTCGGGCTCTGGCACGAGCTGGAGGCCGGCGTGACGCTTGAATCCAGATTGGCGCAAGATGCGGATCAGCTCGATTTCATCGCCAACCTGAAGGAAGAACAGGATCTGGGCAACCCCTATGCGGCCAAATGGCTTGACCATGCGGTTTTGCGACTCAAAACGGACCCGGCCCTGGAGCTTGCCCGGGCCATACAGACCACGGATCAGTCGGACTGGTGGTTTGTGCGGCCGGACGAGTCCTGGTGGCGCAAGGGGAACGGCAAGCCCCGCCCATAG